In a single window of the Dreissena polymorpha isolate Duluth1 chromosome 3, UMN_Dpol_1.0, whole genome shotgun sequence genome:
- the LOC127873046 gene encoding JNK1/MAPK8-associated membrane protein-like yields the protein MACVKTIIVTFITGIAFADIVIQPDECPGMYCGRMNIGPARYSDCGACPRGYQAENSVCGECTSSPDLYDWLYLGFMAITSILLHCFFIDYTNVKKESLVVLHLSAVVESVMAAILTLLLADPLGSLSLRSCPVARLQDWYSMLYNPSPNYTTTLHCTQEIVYPLYTIVMIYYAFSLVFMMCLRPFISYQFVDCLGTKSIYAALYFLPILIVVQALLAGLLYYSFPYILIIVTLITSAVHLSRTVHSSVKDLIKENLTDARRLIILICHWVLHGYGIISLTELKNPELHGPVLLLVFCPTVFYVTTTKFTNPSNLQTAE from the exons ATGGCCTGTGTGAAAACAATAATTGTGACGTTTATAACGGGCATTGCGTTTGCAGATATTG taaTTCAACCAGATGAATGTCCAGGAATGTACTGTGGCAGAATGAACATTGGACCAGCTCGCTACTCAGATTGTGGG GCCTGTCCTCGAGGATATCAAGCAGAGAACTCTGTCTGTGGTGAATGCACGAGCTCACCCGACCTCTACGACTGGCTCTACTTGGGATTCATGGCCATCACATCCATACTTCTACATTGCTTCTTCATAGATTACACAAACGTTAAAAAAGA GTCTCTAGTTGTTCTTCACCTGTCGGCCGTAGTTGAAAGCGTGATGGCCGCCATATTGACGCTCCTGTTGGCAGACCCGCTTGGTTCACTAAGCCTGCGCTCATGCCCAGTTGCCAGGCTGCAGGACTGGTATTCCATGCTCTACAATCCATCGCCTAACTATACTACGACCTTGCATTGTACACAGGAGATTGTTTATCCCCT GTACACTATAGTGATGATCTACTATGCCTTTTCCCTGGTATTTATGATGTGCTTACGGCCATTCATCAGCTACCAGTTTGTGGATTGCCTGGGCACTAAGTCGATCTACGCTGCACTCTATTTTCTGCCGATTCTTATTGTTGTACAGGCTTTATTGGCTGGGCTTCTGT ATTACTCATTTCCCTACATTCTCATTATTGTTACCCTGATAACAAGTGCCGTCCACCTGTCCAGGACTGTCCACTCG AGCGTCAAAGATCTTATAAAAGAAAACCTGACGGACGCCCGTCGCCTAATTATTCTTATCTGCCACTGGGTTCTACACGGATATGGAATTATATCACTTACCGAGCTAAAGAATCCGGAACTTCATGGGCCAGTGCTGCTACTGGTCTTTTGCCCTACAGTTTTTTATGTTACAACAACAAAGTTTACAAATCCGAGTAATTTACAAACAGCGGaataa